The sequence ATCGGCCATCACCACCGGGGGCCCCGCGACGGCCACGGCGCCCACTACGTCCTCCCGCCTGCGCGGGTGCGAGCATTTCTGTTTGCGGGAATCGTACAGTCAACGGTACTTCGACATGCCACTCAAAGGGAAGCTCTCCGAGTCGCGCCCGCCAGGAGAGTCGCACAGCCAACGGCAACTGGCGTTCTTCTTTTCCGTCCCACCGATCAACCCACTCTTGGCGGTTCTGGGTTGGTAGCTGCCGGAGATATTCCCAGGTGATTCCGTCGATGTCTGGCAAGATTTCAGTTTCCTGCCACAACCCACCCTCACGGTCATTGAGTATATCCGCCGGAAGTGTCGGTGCAGAAGTTCGTAGCCAGAGGCTACGCTGTCCGCGTTGCTGTCGGATGAAATATGTGACTTTTTCAAGCCCACCAACTTCCGGCCGCGCTGTCGTAGCGACAAAATTCAATTCGTCACGTCTACCGGCAAAGTACACAGCAATCCCTTTTTCCGTTTGCAACGCCAAAGGATAGGCAGACTTCAATTGTCGATTGATCAAGGATAGGGCCGCTCGTGCTCGCTGATTCTCGGAACCGCGCCCTTGACCTTTGTCCGCAGCTTGGAGACCGATGGTAAGCGCAGCGTTCACAGCTAATACAATCAGCGCCACAATCGTGAGGCTGATGATCAGCTCCAGAAAGGTAAAACCCTGCTGAGAGAGGCGCTTCATGGTGTTTGCGCTTGCGGTTGTGATTGGTCGGTCACCGTTCGTAGCGAGCTCAGGGCATAGGACTGCGCTCCCACCCCTTCACTCCAAGAGACCTCAACATTAATTTGTTTGAGGCGAAAGAATTCCGTCTGATTTTGACTTTTCTGTTGTAACGCCGAGGCATCATCATCCGGACGGATTTCTGACACTCGAGCTCGCCAAGAAAATCCGCCGGGAAACTCGCCACCATCGTTGCCATCATCGAGCGTTGACTGCGCAAGCAAGCGGTCCATCACACTCTGTGCGTAGACCACAGCTTGTGTCCGCTTAGAGGATTTTGCCGTCA is a genomic window of Deltaproteobacteria bacterium containing:
- the pilV gene encoding type IV pilus modification protein PilV, with protein sequence MQKWNFERWTLDLRPWTSVTLRTPNGFTLLEVMVALAVLAMGIAAVLELFGGGLRLTAKSSKRTQAVVYAQSVMDRLLAQSTLDDGNDGGEFPGGFSWRARVSEIRPDDDASALQQKSQNQTEFFRLKQINVEVSWSEGVGAQSYALSSLRTVTDQSQPQAQTP
- a CDS encoding prepilin-type N-terminal cleavage/methylation domain-containing protein; this encodes MKRLSQQGFTFLELIISLTIVALIVLAVNAALTIGLQAADKGQGRGSENQRARAALSLINRQLKSAYPLALQTEKGIAVYFAGRRDELNFVATTARPEVGGLEKVTYFIRQQRGQRSLWLRTSAPTLPADILNDREGGLWQETEILPDIDGITWEYLRQLPTQNRQEWVDRWDGKEERQLPLAVRLSWRARLGELPFEWHVEVPLTVRFPQTEMLAPAQAGGRSGRRGRRGAPGGDGR